GGGGCGAAGCCCCGTCGTCTGTTCGTAGACCTGGATGGTGGCCACGTCGCCGGAGAGCTTGATGACCTCGCCGATGTGACGCTGCGGGCCGACGCGCACGACCTCGTAGGCCTCCACGCCGCGCAGGCCCCGGGCGTCAACGATCGGCCCGCTGACGCGGACGACCGTGCCGTTCTCCGCACCGGATGCGTTCATGGCCGGCCCTCCTGCGCGTCGATGACCAGGGGCGCCACGCGTGACTCGATCTCCGGCCACAGCCGCTCCATGCGGGCCTCGAACGTCTGGTCGGCCAGCTCCCCCCCGCCTGCGCCCCGCACAACGAGCCCGCCCGAGGCGTCCGGCGCATCGTCGGAGAGCGTCACGCGGACCGCGCGGCCGGTGCGGTCGCGCACGGCCCGTTCCACGGCCGCCGGCAGCGACCGGCCCCAGCGCTCCCGGTCCCGCGGCCGGAGCCCGAGGGCGAACTGCTCGCCCGACATGGCCTCCACGGCGCGCGCCGCCAGTTCCGTCAGGACGTCCGGATAGCCCTCGGCCTCCGTGAGCCGCGCCAGGGCCTCCAGCGCCTCGGCGCGCACCCGCTCGAGCACCTCGCGGCGGCGGCGCAGGCGCAACGAGGCGACGCGCTGTTCGAGCCGCGCCCGCCCGACGCTCTCCAGCCGCTCGACCCATTCGTCCGACCGGTCCAGGACCATCCGGGCCGTCTCGGCCGCCTCCTTGCGGGCCGCGTCCAGGATGGCCCGCGCCTCGCGCTCGGCGGCCTGCCGCCGTCGCTCGGCCCGTCGCTCGGCATCGGCGCGTATCTCCTGCGCCAGGTTGTCTTCCTGTTCACTCATGCGCTTTCCGGCGTGTCTTTCCTGGGACGACCTCAGAGCCTGATCCCGACGGCCTCGCGGATGAGCTTGAGCAGCGACGGCCCCTCGGCCGCCGGGCCCTCGGGGCCGGGGATCTCCACGATCAGCGGCAGCGTGTCGCCGAACCGGATGGCGTTGATCTGCCGGCGGACCCCGTCGGCGACCCGTT
The nucleotide sequence above comes from Candidatus Brocadiaceae bacterium. Encoded proteins:
- a CDS encoding Vacuolar H+transporting two-sector ATPase F subunit, whose protein sequence is MEFHVIADEETVTGFRFAGVRGTVVSDAREAAAELDRLARAKADEVVIVTERVADGVRRQINAIRFGDTLPLIVEIPGPEGPAAEGPSLLKLIREAVGIRL